Proteins from a single region of Poecilia reticulata strain Guanapo unplaced genomic scaffold, Guppy_female_1.0+MT scaffold_249, whole genome shotgun sequence:
- the slc4a2a gene encoding anion exchange protein 2a isoform X1: MERNQNPAAPLPHCLHDDEEQPVLDQQNSPGQRSDDVPAVQHHLVKQSSRGPIVPVSKMFVQLKELVMDQNQDLQWRESGRWTGSEDQETAHIVPLSVHSLLVLQKLLSHGAVLLDLQQNSLGGVAQQVVERLLDGEQVRAGDGDNLLRTLLLPHSPPCPPCPPSDQQDPRWFSRNISAADRSSLIGRRTGQSELSRNTANHREADVSRKETAPCGPDGKLMERAEATVVLVGSVGFLDRPFLAFVRLQEAVLLDSVLEVSVPVRFLFLLLGPPTASLEYHQIGRSVSTLMSDQSFHEAAYRADSQQDLLTAVDRFLERSVLLPPPDASREELLLSAPRFQGETLQGGEREQSGKLQEKQSSLQQDKDSLVPFKSAEAPLRRSGRLFGGLIQDVTRRYPQYLSDIQDALNPQCMAAIIFIYFAALSPAITFGGLLGEKTEGLIGVSELIVATAMQGIVFSILGAQPLLVIGFSGPLLVFEEAFYTFCKDNDIEYLTGRVWIGFWLVLIVFITVALEGSVLVRFVSRFTQEIFSFLISLIFIYETFAKLVKIFKEHPLQNCFHGNNSGSPSLCNVSVTAGSPGGTAGEPNTALLSLVLMAGTYSIAFYLRKFKNSSFFPGRIRRIIGDFGVPIAILIMVLVDYSVEDTYTQKLNVPSGFSVSSPEKRGWLISPLGSDGQFPVWMMGASILPAILVFILIFMESQITALIVSKKERMLVKGTGFHLDLLIIVVVGGVSALFGLPWLSAATVRSVTHTNALTVMSKAVDAGDKPRIQEVKEQRVTGFLVAVLVGLSIVIGEVLRQIPLAVLFGIFLYMGVMSLNGIQLTERLILLLMPPKYHPDQNYVRKVRTLRMHLFTLVQLTCLSLLWVVMATAAALAFPFMLLLTIPVRMLLLPRLFSPRELLSLDADDAEPHLEEKEGQDEYSHLQMPI, encoded by the exons aTGGAGCGGAACCAGAACCCGGcggctcctcttcctcactgccTCCATGATGATGAAGAGCAGCCGGTTCTGGACCAGCAGAACTCTCCAG gtcaaaggtcagatgaTGTTCCAGCTGTTCAGCATCACCTGGTGAAGCAGAGCTCCAGAGGACCCATTGTCCCCGTATCCAAG atgtttgtgcagctgaaggagctggtgatggaccagaaccaggacctgcAGTGGAGGGAGTCGGGTCGGTGGACGGGTTCTGAGGACCAGGAGACGGCTCACATCGTCCCCCTGTCCGTCCACTCCCTGCTGGTCCTGCAGAAGCTGCTGTCCCATG GTGCCGTTCTTCTGGACCTCCAGCAGAACAGTCTGGGGGGCGTGGCCCAGCAGGTGGTGGAGCGTCTGCTGGACGGAGAGCAGGTCAGAGCCGGAGACGGAGACAACCTGCTGAggacgctgctgctgccgcaCAG TCCTCCCTGTCCTCCCTGTCCTCCCAGTGACCAGCAGGATCCTCGCTGGTTCAGCAGGAACATTTCTGCAGCTGACCGCTCCTCCCTGATTGGCAGACGCaccggccaatcagagctgtCCAGGAacacagccaatcacagagaGGCTGATGTCAGCAGGAAG GAGACTGCGCCGTGCGGACCTGACGGAAAGCTGATGGAGCGAGCTGAGGCCACCGTCGTCCTTGTGG GCAGCGTGGGGTTCCTGGACCGGCCCTTCCTGGCCTTTGTGCGTCTGCAGGAAGCGGTTCTGTTGGACTCGGTTCTGGAAGTCTCCGTCCCAGTCCggttcctcttcctcctgctgggCCCTCCTACTGCCAGCCTGGAGTACCACCAGATCGGCCGTTCCGTCTCCACGCTGATGTCAGACCAG AGCTTCCATGAGGCGGCGTACCGAGCAGACAGCCAGCAGGACCTGCTGACGGCCGTCGACCGCTTCCTGGAGCGCAGCGTGCTTCTGCCCCCGCCTGACGCCAGCAGGGAGGAGCTTCTGCTCTCGGCTCCTCGCTTCCAAGGAGAGACGCTGCAGGgcggagagagagagcagagcggcaagctgcaggagaaacaaaGCAGCCTTCAGCAGGACAAAG ACTCTCTGGTTCCCTTCAAGTCTGCCGAAGCTCCTCTGAGGCGTTCGGGTCGTCTCTTTGGCGGTCTGATCCAGGATGTGACCCGGCGGTACCCTCAGTACCTCAGTGACATTCAGGATGCTCTGAACCCTCAGTGCATGGCGGCCATCATCTTCATCTACTTCGCTGCCTTGTCTCCTGCCATCACCTTCGGCGGACTGCTTG GCGAGAAGACCGAGGGTCTGATCGGGGTGTCTGAATTGATCGTTGCCACGGCGATGCAAGGCATCGTGTTCAGCATACTGGGAGCTCAGCCTCTGCTGGTGATTGGCTTCTCTGGACCTCTGCTGGTGTTTGAGGAAGCTTTCTACACG tTCTGCAAAGACAACGACATCGAGTACCTGACGGGCCGGGTCTGGATCGGCTTCTGGCTGGTGCTGATCGTCTTCATCACGGTGGCCTTGGAGGGAAGCGTCCTGGTTCGGTTCGTTTCTCGCTTCACTCAGGAGATCTTCTCCTTTCTCATCTCCCTCATCTTCATCTACGAGACCTTCGCCAAGCTGGTCAAG ATCTTTAAGGAGCACCCGCTCCAGAactgtttccatggaaacaacAGCGGATCTCCGTCTCTGTGCAACGTCTCGGTGACTGCCGGGAGTCCGGGGGGAACCGCTGGAGAGCCAAACACGGCGCTGCTCTCACTGGTCCTCATGGCGGGAACGTACTCCATCGCCTTCTACCTGCGGAAGTTCAAGAACAGCTCCTTCTTCCCAGGACGG ATCCGTCGAATTATTGGAGACTTTGGGGTCCCCATTGCGATCCTCATCATGGTTCTGGTGGACTACAGTGTGGAAGACACCTACACCCAG AAACTCAACGTTCCCAGCGGATTCTCAGTGTCCAGTCCCGAGAAGCGTGGCTGGCTGATTTCTCCGTTGGGTTCTGATGGCCAGTTTCCAGTTTGGATGATGGGAGCCAGTATCCTGCCAGCCATCCTGGtcttcatcctcatcttcaTGGAGTCACAGATCACAGC GCTGATTGTCAGTAAGAAGGAGAGGATGCTGGTGAAAGGAACCGGGTTCCATCTGGACCTGTTAATTATTGTGGTGGTGGGCGGAGTCTCGGCCCTGTTCGGTCTGCCGTGGCTCTCCGCCGCCACGGTTCGCTCGGTCACTCATACCAACGCCCTGACCGTCATGAGCAAGGCCGTGGACGCCGGAGACAAGCCGCGCATCCAGGAGGTGAAGGAGCAGAGGGTGACTGGGTTCTTGGTGGCGGTTCTAGTGG GTCTGTCCATTGTTATTGGAGAGGTTCTGCGCCAGATCCCCCTGGCGGTTCTGTTTGGGATCTTCCTCTACATGGGTGTGATGTCACTGAACGGGATCCAGCTGACGGAGCGTCTCATCCTGCTGCTGATGCCGCCCAAGTACCATCCAGACCAGAACTACGTCCGCAAG GTGAGGACGCTGCGGATGCACCTGTTCACGCTGGTCCAGCTGACGTGCCTGTCCCTGCTGTGGGTCGTCATGGCGACAGCGGCGGCGCTGGCCTTCCCTTTCATGCTGCTGCTGACCATCCCTGtgaggatgctgctgctgccgcgCCTCTTCAGCCCCAGAGAGCTTCTGAGT ctgGATGCTGACGATGCAGAGCCCCACCTAGAGGAGAAGGAGGGGCAGGACGAGTACTCGCACCTCCAGATGCCCATCTGA
- the slc4a2a gene encoding anion exchange protein 2a isoform X3, with the protein MFVQLKELVMDQNQDLQWRESGRWTGSEDQETAHIVPLSVHSLLVLQKLLSHGAVLLDLQQNSLGGVAQQVVERLLDGEQVRAGDGDNLLRTLLLPHSPPCPPCPPSDQQDPRWFSRNISAADRSSLIGRRTGQSELSRNTANHREADVSRKETAPCGPDGKLMERAEATVVLVGSVGFLDRPFLAFVRLQEAVLLDSVLEVSVPVRFLFLLLGPPTASLEYHQIGRSVSTLMSDQSFHEAAYRADSQQDLLTAVDRFLERSVLLPPPDASREELLLSAPRFQGETLQGGEREQSGKLQEKQSSLQQDKDSLVPFKSAEAPLRRSGRLFGGLIQDVTRRYPQYLSDIQDALNPQCMAAIIFIYFAALSPAITFGGLLGEKTEGLIGVSELIVATAMQGIVFSILGAQPLLVIGFSGPLLVFEEAFYTFCKDNDIEYLTGRVWIGFWLVLIVFITVALEGSVLVRFVSRFTQEIFSFLISLIFIYETFAKLVKIFKEHPLQNCFHGNNSGSPSLCNVSVTAGSPGGTAGEPNTALLSLVLMAGTYSIAFYLRKFKNSSFFPGRIRRIIGDFGVPIAILIMVLVDYSVEDTYTQKLNVPSGFSVSSPEKRGWLISPLGSDGQFPVWMMGASILPAILVFILIFMESQITALIVSKKERMLVKGTGFHLDLLIIVVVGGVSALFGLPWLSAATVRSVTHTNALTVMSKAVDAGDKPRIQEVKEQRVTGFLVAVLVGLSIVIGEVLRQIPLAVLFGIFLYMGVMSLNGIQLTERLILLLMPPKYHPDQNYVRKVRTLRMHLFTLVQLTCLSLLWVVMATAAALAFPFMLLLTIPVRMLLLPRLFSPRELLSLDADDAEPHLEEKEGQDEYSHLQMPI; encoded by the exons atgtttgtgcagctgaaggagctggtgatggaccagaaccaggacctgcAGTGGAGGGAGTCGGGTCGGTGGACGGGTTCTGAGGACCAGGAGACGGCTCACATCGTCCCCCTGTCCGTCCACTCCCTGCTGGTCCTGCAGAAGCTGCTGTCCCATG GTGCCGTTCTTCTGGACCTCCAGCAGAACAGTCTGGGGGGCGTGGCCCAGCAGGTGGTGGAGCGTCTGCTGGACGGAGAGCAGGTCAGAGCCGGAGACGGAGACAACCTGCTGAggacgctgctgctgccgcaCAG TCCTCCCTGTCCTCCCTGTCCTCCCAGTGACCAGCAGGATCCTCGCTGGTTCAGCAGGAACATTTCTGCAGCTGACCGCTCCTCCCTGATTGGCAGACGCaccggccaatcagagctgtCCAGGAacacagccaatcacagagaGGCTGATGTCAGCAGGAAG GAGACTGCGCCGTGCGGACCTGACGGAAAGCTGATGGAGCGAGCTGAGGCCACCGTCGTCCTTGTGG GCAGCGTGGGGTTCCTGGACCGGCCCTTCCTGGCCTTTGTGCGTCTGCAGGAAGCGGTTCTGTTGGACTCGGTTCTGGAAGTCTCCGTCCCAGTCCggttcctcttcctcctgctgggCCCTCCTACTGCCAGCCTGGAGTACCACCAGATCGGCCGTTCCGTCTCCACGCTGATGTCAGACCAG AGCTTCCATGAGGCGGCGTACCGAGCAGACAGCCAGCAGGACCTGCTGACGGCCGTCGACCGCTTCCTGGAGCGCAGCGTGCTTCTGCCCCCGCCTGACGCCAGCAGGGAGGAGCTTCTGCTCTCGGCTCCTCGCTTCCAAGGAGAGACGCTGCAGGgcggagagagagagcagagcggcaagctgcaggagaaacaaaGCAGCCTTCAGCAGGACAAAG ACTCTCTGGTTCCCTTCAAGTCTGCCGAAGCTCCTCTGAGGCGTTCGGGTCGTCTCTTTGGCGGTCTGATCCAGGATGTGACCCGGCGGTACCCTCAGTACCTCAGTGACATTCAGGATGCTCTGAACCCTCAGTGCATGGCGGCCATCATCTTCATCTACTTCGCTGCCTTGTCTCCTGCCATCACCTTCGGCGGACTGCTTG GCGAGAAGACCGAGGGTCTGATCGGGGTGTCTGAATTGATCGTTGCCACGGCGATGCAAGGCATCGTGTTCAGCATACTGGGAGCTCAGCCTCTGCTGGTGATTGGCTTCTCTGGACCTCTGCTGGTGTTTGAGGAAGCTTTCTACACG tTCTGCAAAGACAACGACATCGAGTACCTGACGGGCCGGGTCTGGATCGGCTTCTGGCTGGTGCTGATCGTCTTCATCACGGTGGCCTTGGAGGGAAGCGTCCTGGTTCGGTTCGTTTCTCGCTTCACTCAGGAGATCTTCTCCTTTCTCATCTCCCTCATCTTCATCTACGAGACCTTCGCCAAGCTGGTCAAG ATCTTTAAGGAGCACCCGCTCCAGAactgtttccatggaaacaacAGCGGATCTCCGTCTCTGTGCAACGTCTCGGTGACTGCCGGGAGTCCGGGGGGAACCGCTGGAGAGCCAAACACGGCGCTGCTCTCACTGGTCCTCATGGCGGGAACGTACTCCATCGCCTTCTACCTGCGGAAGTTCAAGAACAGCTCCTTCTTCCCAGGACGG ATCCGTCGAATTATTGGAGACTTTGGGGTCCCCATTGCGATCCTCATCATGGTTCTGGTGGACTACAGTGTGGAAGACACCTACACCCAG AAACTCAACGTTCCCAGCGGATTCTCAGTGTCCAGTCCCGAGAAGCGTGGCTGGCTGATTTCTCCGTTGGGTTCTGATGGCCAGTTTCCAGTTTGGATGATGGGAGCCAGTATCCTGCCAGCCATCCTGGtcttcatcctcatcttcaTGGAGTCACAGATCACAGC GCTGATTGTCAGTAAGAAGGAGAGGATGCTGGTGAAAGGAACCGGGTTCCATCTGGACCTGTTAATTATTGTGGTGGTGGGCGGAGTCTCGGCCCTGTTCGGTCTGCCGTGGCTCTCCGCCGCCACGGTTCGCTCGGTCACTCATACCAACGCCCTGACCGTCATGAGCAAGGCCGTGGACGCCGGAGACAAGCCGCGCATCCAGGAGGTGAAGGAGCAGAGGGTGACTGGGTTCTTGGTGGCGGTTCTAGTGG GTCTGTCCATTGTTATTGGAGAGGTTCTGCGCCAGATCCCCCTGGCGGTTCTGTTTGGGATCTTCCTCTACATGGGTGTGATGTCACTGAACGGGATCCAGCTGACGGAGCGTCTCATCCTGCTGCTGATGCCGCCCAAGTACCATCCAGACCAGAACTACGTCCGCAAG GTGAGGACGCTGCGGATGCACCTGTTCACGCTGGTCCAGCTGACGTGCCTGTCCCTGCTGTGGGTCGTCATGGCGACAGCGGCGGCGCTGGCCTTCCCTTTCATGCTGCTGCTGACCATCCCTGtgaggatgctgctgctgccgcgCCTCTTCAGCCCCAGAGAGCTTCTGAGT ctgGATGCTGACGATGCAGAGCCCCACCTAGAGGAGAAGGAGGGGCAGGACGAGTACTCGCACCTCCAGATGCCCATCTGA
- the slc4a2a gene encoding anion exchange protein 2a isoform X2: MLGLDPRSRQNQMFVQLKELVMDQNQDLQWRESGRWTGSEDQETAHIVPLSVHSLLVLQKLLSHGAVLLDLQQNSLGGVAQQVVERLLDGEQVRAGDGDNLLRTLLLPHSPPCPPCPPSDQQDPRWFSRNISAADRSSLIGRRTGQSELSRNTANHREADVSRKETAPCGPDGKLMERAEATVVLVGSVGFLDRPFLAFVRLQEAVLLDSVLEVSVPVRFLFLLLGPPTASLEYHQIGRSVSTLMSDQSFHEAAYRADSQQDLLTAVDRFLERSVLLPPPDASREELLLSAPRFQGETLQGGEREQSGKLQEKQSSLQQDKDSLVPFKSAEAPLRRSGRLFGGLIQDVTRRYPQYLSDIQDALNPQCMAAIIFIYFAALSPAITFGGLLGEKTEGLIGVSELIVATAMQGIVFSILGAQPLLVIGFSGPLLVFEEAFYTFCKDNDIEYLTGRVWIGFWLVLIVFITVALEGSVLVRFVSRFTQEIFSFLISLIFIYETFAKLVKIFKEHPLQNCFHGNNSGSPSLCNVSVTAGSPGGTAGEPNTALLSLVLMAGTYSIAFYLRKFKNSSFFPGRIRRIIGDFGVPIAILIMVLVDYSVEDTYTQKLNVPSGFSVSSPEKRGWLISPLGSDGQFPVWMMGASILPAILVFILIFMESQITALIVSKKERMLVKGTGFHLDLLIIVVVGGVSALFGLPWLSAATVRSVTHTNALTVMSKAVDAGDKPRIQEVKEQRVTGFLVAVLVGLSIVIGEVLRQIPLAVLFGIFLYMGVMSLNGIQLTERLILLLMPPKYHPDQNYVRKVRTLRMHLFTLVQLTCLSLLWVVMATAAALAFPFMLLLTIPVRMLLLPRLFSPRELLSLDADDAEPHLEEKEGQDEYSHLQMPI; this comes from the exons ATGCTGGGTCTGGACCCCAGGAGCAGACAGAACCAG atgtttgtgcagctgaaggagctggtgatggaccagaaccaggacctgcAGTGGAGGGAGTCGGGTCGGTGGACGGGTTCTGAGGACCAGGAGACGGCTCACATCGTCCCCCTGTCCGTCCACTCCCTGCTGGTCCTGCAGAAGCTGCTGTCCCATG GTGCCGTTCTTCTGGACCTCCAGCAGAACAGTCTGGGGGGCGTGGCCCAGCAGGTGGTGGAGCGTCTGCTGGACGGAGAGCAGGTCAGAGCCGGAGACGGAGACAACCTGCTGAggacgctgctgctgccgcaCAG TCCTCCCTGTCCTCCCTGTCCTCCCAGTGACCAGCAGGATCCTCGCTGGTTCAGCAGGAACATTTCTGCAGCTGACCGCTCCTCCCTGATTGGCAGACGCaccggccaatcagagctgtCCAGGAacacagccaatcacagagaGGCTGATGTCAGCAGGAAG GAGACTGCGCCGTGCGGACCTGACGGAAAGCTGATGGAGCGAGCTGAGGCCACCGTCGTCCTTGTGG GCAGCGTGGGGTTCCTGGACCGGCCCTTCCTGGCCTTTGTGCGTCTGCAGGAAGCGGTTCTGTTGGACTCGGTTCTGGAAGTCTCCGTCCCAGTCCggttcctcttcctcctgctgggCCCTCCTACTGCCAGCCTGGAGTACCACCAGATCGGCCGTTCCGTCTCCACGCTGATGTCAGACCAG AGCTTCCATGAGGCGGCGTACCGAGCAGACAGCCAGCAGGACCTGCTGACGGCCGTCGACCGCTTCCTGGAGCGCAGCGTGCTTCTGCCCCCGCCTGACGCCAGCAGGGAGGAGCTTCTGCTCTCGGCTCCTCGCTTCCAAGGAGAGACGCTGCAGGgcggagagagagagcagagcggcaagctgcaggagaaacaaaGCAGCCTTCAGCAGGACAAAG ACTCTCTGGTTCCCTTCAAGTCTGCCGAAGCTCCTCTGAGGCGTTCGGGTCGTCTCTTTGGCGGTCTGATCCAGGATGTGACCCGGCGGTACCCTCAGTACCTCAGTGACATTCAGGATGCTCTGAACCCTCAGTGCATGGCGGCCATCATCTTCATCTACTTCGCTGCCTTGTCTCCTGCCATCACCTTCGGCGGACTGCTTG GCGAGAAGACCGAGGGTCTGATCGGGGTGTCTGAATTGATCGTTGCCACGGCGATGCAAGGCATCGTGTTCAGCATACTGGGAGCTCAGCCTCTGCTGGTGATTGGCTTCTCTGGACCTCTGCTGGTGTTTGAGGAAGCTTTCTACACG tTCTGCAAAGACAACGACATCGAGTACCTGACGGGCCGGGTCTGGATCGGCTTCTGGCTGGTGCTGATCGTCTTCATCACGGTGGCCTTGGAGGGAAGCGTCCTGGTTCGGTTCGTTTCTCGCTTCACTCAGGAGATCTTCTCCTTTCTCATCTCCCTCATCTTCATCTACGAGACCTTCGCCAAGCTGGTCAAG ATCTTTAAGGAGCACCCGCTCCAGAactgtttccatggaaacaacAGCGGATCTCCGTCTCTGTGCAACGTCTCGGTGACTGCCGGGAGTCCGGGGGGAACCGCTGGAGAGCCAAACACGGCGCTGCTCTCACTGGTCCTCATGGCGGGAACGTACTCCATCGCCTTCTACCTGCGGAAGTTCAAGAACAGCTCCTTCTTCCCAGGACGG ATCCGTCGAATTATTGGAGACTTTGGGGTCCCCATTGCGATCCTCATCATGGTTCTGGTGGACTACAGTGTGGAAGACACCTACACCCAG AAACTCAACGTTCCCAGCGGATTCTCAGTGTCCAGTCCCGAGAAGCGTGGCTGGCTGATTTCTCCGTTGGGTTCTGATGGCCAGTTTCCAGTTTGGATGATGGGAGCCAGTATCCTGCCAGCCATCCTGGtcttcatcctcatcttcaTGGAGTCACAGATCACAGC GCTGATTGTCAGTAAGAAGGAGAGGATGCTGGTGAAAGGAACCGGGTTCCATCTGGACCTGTTAATTATTGTGGTGGTGGGCGGAGTCTCGGCCCTGTTCGGTCTGCCGTGGCTCTCCGCCGCCACGGTTCGCTCGGTCACTCATACCAACGCCCTGACCGTCATGAGCAAGGCCGTGGACGCCGGAGACAAGCCGCGCATCCAGGAGGTGAAGGAGCAGAGGGTGACTGGGTTCTTGGTGGCGGTTCTAGTGG GTCTGTCCATTGTTATTGGAGAGGTTCTGCGCCAGATCCCCCTGGCGGTTCTGTTTGGGATCTTCCTCTACATGGGTGTGATGTCACTGAACGGGATCCAGCTGACGGAGCGTCTCATCCTGCTGCTGATGCCGCCCAAGTACCATCCAGACCAGAACTACGTCCGCAAG GTGAGGACGCTGCGGATGCACCTGTTCACGCTGGTCCAGCTGACGTGCCTGTCCCTGCTGTGGGTCGTCATGGCGACAGCGGCGGCGCTGGCCTTCCCTTTCATGCTGCTGCTGACCATCCCTGtgaggatgctgctgctgccgcgCCTCTTCAGCCCCAGAGAGCTTCTGAGT ctgGATGCTGACGATGCAGAGCCCCACCTAGAGGAGAAGGAGGGGCAGGACGAGTACTCGCACCTCCAGATGCCCATCTGA
- the ttc19 gene encoding tetratricopeptide repeat protein 19, mitochondrial → MAASCALRAVLSRTLSRPRCSGGVRWPLTSARVVPEAGRRAACWEAQNRRQDGTKYHRRRGGGLWAAVAFSLFSSTDEDQRDEAQRKEDDIILLLKKAKLSVHRGNLQAASSFFHQAVALAQQTHNEKAIIYTYSQMANLAYIQGHLDSAEKLFKAAMSHMLAGGTPEDDNAVIEMSLKLATIYAEQNKAELAEHGFRFCVESLEGKLEKQPEDEKTEQQEALRKDTHLLLGLCLDSRARYRVSRMDLDLAGQDCRKALDICRQEQGQDHPQVDTPGDTTGDKTGDTTGDTTGDTTGDTTGDTTGDT, encoded by the exons GTGGCCTTTGACCTCTGCTCGGGTTGTCCCTGAGGCGGGACGCCGCGCAGCATGCTGGGAAGCACAAAACAGACGTCAAGACGGCACAAAATACCAccgaagaagaggaggaggtctGTGGGCGGCAGTCG CGTTCTCCCTGTTCAGCTCCACCGATGAAGACCAGAGGGACGAAGCTCAGAGGAAGGAGGACGACATCATTCTGCTGCTGAAGAAAGCCAAG CTCAGCGTGCATCGTGGGAATCTGCAGGCGGCTTCGTCCTTCTTCCATCAGGCCGTCGCTCTCGCTCAGCAGACCCACAACGAGAAGGCCATCATCTACACCTACAGCCAG ATGGCGAACCTGGCCTACATtcagggtcacctggacagc GCAGAGAAGCTCTTCAAAGCAGCCATGAGCCACATGCTGGCTGGAGGAACTCCAGAG GACGACAACGCTGTCATTGAGATGTCTCTGAAGCTGGCCACCATTTACGCTGAGCAGAACAA GGCGGAGCTGGCCGAACACGGTTTCAGGTTCTGTGTGGAATCACTGGAGGGCAAACTGGAGAAGCAGCCAGAGGACGAGAAGACAG agcagcaggaagctctgAGGAAAGACACTCACCTTCTGCTGGGTTTGTGTTTGGACTCGCGAGCGCGGTACCGAGTCTCACGGATGGACCTGGACCTGGCTGGACAGGACTGCAGGAAAGCCCTGGACATCTGCCGCCAGGAGCAGGGACAGGATCACCCACAGGTAGACACACCTGGAGACACGACAGGAGACAAGACCGGAGACACGACTGGAGACACGACTGGAGACACGACAGGAGACACGACCGGAGACACGACTGGAGACACG